A genomic region of Methanothermobacter sp. CaT2 contains the following coding sequences:
- a CDS encoding DUF460 domain-containing protein, with translation MDTVLEDHNLHKRKKSGVEIKPLTIAGIDPGHTVGLALVDLEGRLLHLGSMKEAARSDIIERIIEHGKPVIVASDVHPAPSAVKRIASMLNARLYTPERVMTISFKNELVSDFLRETDFTPENSHERDALAAAVKAYRHYEMKLKQIERKTSETGMSPSDTLRVKGLVIMGKPIAEAIRAVKGEEESEAMEISEKESHGDEYDVEKLRRTIRAQRSRLRNQGSTIERLKREKKSLLEKIRELEDEKSRLEKKLERIQYEYSKDLLLNRELSHKLKVIEKLQRKYADEKSRREALERDLDSLLQIRDMESSGDTTPIKIIETFTRDGIRRACSRWKIKTGDVLLLRSSEGGGSQTARILLDLGPRAIITEDKMSHQALEVFEGAEVPVIPVRSLHIRVHDDFGSVKTQDLNREIKKWKHRLNEKRKKKEEEELLKVITEYRAQRRRNHK, from the coding sequence ATGGATACAGTTCTGGAGGATCATAATCTGCATAAGAGGAAAAAGTCAGGGGTGGAGATAAAGCCCCTCACGATAGCCGGTATTGACCCGGGTCACACAGTCGGCCTTGCCCTGGTTGACCTTGAGGGAAGACTCCTCCACCTTGGAAGCATGAAGGAGGCGGCAAGGTCCGATATAATTGAAAGGATAATCGAACACGGAAAACCTGTTATAGTGGCATCGGACGTCCACCCAGCCCCCAGCGCAGTGAAAAGGATAGCTTCAATGCTCAATGCAAGGCTCTACACACCTGAAAGGGTCATGACCATATCCTTCAAGAATGAACTGGTATCGGATTTTCTGAGGGAAACAGATTTCACACCTGAAAACTCACATGAAAGGGACGCCCTGGCAGCTGCCGTGAAGGCCTACAGGCATTATGAGATGAAGCTGAAACAGATAGAAAGAAAGACCAGCGAAACCGGTATGAGCCCCTCTGATACCCTGAGGGTCAAGGGCCTTGTGATAATGGGAAAACCCATCGCAGAGGCAATAAGGGCAGTGAAGGGTGAAGAAGAATCTGAAGCCATGGAAATTTCAGAAAAGGAGTCTCATGGCGACGAATATGATGTTGAGAAGCTCAGGAGGACCATCAGGGCCCAGCGGTCAAGGCTAAGAAACCAGGGATCAACCATTGAAAGGTTGAAGAGAGAGAAGAAGTCCCTCCTGGAGAAGATAAGGGAGCTGGAGGATGAGAAGTCAAGGCTCGAGAAAAAACTTGAAAGGATCCAGTATGAGTATTCAAAGGATCTGCTTTTAAACAGAGAACTTTCACACAAATTAAAGGTTATAGAGAAGCTTCAGAGGAAATACGCAGATGAAAAATCCCGCAGGGAGGCACTTGAAAGGGACCTTGACTCCCTCCTCCAGATAAGGGACATGGAGTCCTCCGGCGACACCACACCCATCAAGATCATAGAAACCTTCACAAGGGATGGAATACGGAGGGCCTGCTCCAGATGGAAAATAAAGACTGGAGACGTGCTGCTTCTCAGGAGCTCGGAAGGAGGTGGTTCACAGACCGCAAGAATACTCCTGGATCTGGGGCCAAGGGCAATAATAACTGAGGATAAGATGTCCCACCAGGCCCTTGAGGTATTTGAGGGGGCGGAGGTGCCCGTTATACCGGTCAGATCACTCCATATAAGGGTACATGATGATTTCGGGTCAGTTAAAACTCAAGATTTAAATAGAGAAATAAAAAAATGGAAACACAGATTAAATGAAAAAAGGAAGAAGAAAGAAGAAGAGGAGCTCCTCAAGGTAATAACCGAATACAGGGCTCAGCGAAGAAGGAATCATAAATGA
- a CDS encoding adenylyltransferase/cytidyltransferase family protein, translating into MKTVMATGTFDIIHPGHGFFLEEARKLGGKDARLVVVLARDSTVRARKRTPIVGEKQRLEVVRMLKPVDEAYLGSETDMFEIVHRIKPDIIAIGPDQKFDVDELRDELRRRGLGCEVRRIKKYRDSELDSTCKIIKRIRSMEFDEDSLKNC; encoded by the coding sequence ATGAAGACAGTTATGGCAACAGGCACCTTTGACATAATACACCCCGGACACGGGTTCTTCCTTGAGGAGGCCAGGAAACTTGGTGGGAAGGACGCCAGGCTGGTGGTTGTCCTTGCAAGGGACTCCACAGTCAGGGCCCGCAAGAGGACCCCCATAGTCGGTGAGAAACAGAGGCTTGAGGTTGTCAGGATGCTGAAGCCTGTTGATGAGGCCTACCTTGGCAGTGAGACCGACATGTTTGAGATAGTGCACCGTATAAAACCTGACATCATCGCCATTGGCCCCGATCAGAAGTTTGATGTTGATGAGCTGCGTGATGAGCTCAGGAGAAGGGGCCTTGGATGTGAGGTCAGGAGGATAAAGAAATACAGAGACTCCGAACTTGACAGCACCTGCAAGATAATTAAAAGGATCCGCAGCATGGAATTCGACGAGGACTCACTTAAAAACTGTTGA
- a CDS encoding flavodoxin, which produces MKTCVIYYSRSGNTAMVARTLAEELDADLIEIRDLDDRKGFMSSFRSSIDALRESKTPIKPEKVDLSGYDLVYLGTPTWAGKPSPAIITLIDRVDFLGKDVILFTTMSRQGGEGAIERMAEKIGARGGRIINFFIQKTAGKELIQVREDTLRIINEKDLKIYEAR; this is translated from the coding sequence ATGAAAACGTGTGTAATTTATTATTCTCGCAGCGGGAACACTGCAATGGTTGCAAGGACCCTTGCAGAGGAACTGGATGCTGATCTTATCGAGATCAGGGACCTTGATGATAGAAAAGGATTCATGAGCAGTTTCAGATCATCCATAGATGCACTTCGAGAGTCAAAGACACCCATCAAGCCCGAAAAGGTCGACCTCTCAGGTTACGACCTTGTATACCTTGGAACACCCACCTGGGCAGGTAAACCCTCCCCCGCAATAATAACACTCATAGACAGGGTGGATTTCCTTGGGAAGGACGTGATACTTTTCACCACCATGAGCCGGCAGGGCGGTGAGGGTGCGATAGAGCGAATGGCAGAGAAGATAGGGGCACGGGGAGGAAGGATAATAAATTTCTTCATCCAGAAAACCGCGGGCAAAGAACTCATCCAGGTGAGGGAGGATACCCTCAGAATAATCAATGAGAAGGACCTGAAGATATACGAAGCCAGGTGA
- the pyrI gene encoding aspartate carbamoyltransferase regulatory subunit: protein MNMKKPFELRVKPIRNGTVIDHITANRSLNVLNILGLPDGHSKVTVAMNMDSSQLGSKDIVKIENRELKPSEVDQIALIAPRATINIVRDYKIVEKAKVRLMDEVRGILRCPNPNCITNSDEGVENRFYVISEEPVLLRCYYCERLIEADEIESQF from the coding sequence ATGAATATGAAGAAACCCTTTGAACTGAGGGTCAAACCCATAAGGAATGGGACTGTTATAGATCATATAACTGCAAACAGATCCCTGAATGTCCTCAACATCCTTGGACTCCCTGATGGGCATAGCAAGGTGACCGTTGCCATGAATATGGACTCATCCCAGCTTGGATCCAAGGACATAGTTAAAATAGAGAACAGGGAACTCAAGCCCTCAGAGGTTGATCAGATAGCCCTCATAGCCCCCAGGGCCACAATAAACATTGTAAGGGATTATAAGATTGTTGAGAAGGCCAAGGTGAGGCTCATGGATGAGGTTAGGGGCATCCTCAGATGTCCCAACCCCAACTGCATCACAAACAGTGACGAGGGTGTCGAGAACCGTTTCTACGTCATCTCAGAGGAACCGGTTCTGCTACGCTGCTACTACTGTGAACGCCTCATTGAGGCCGATGAGATAGAGTCCCAGTTCTAG
- a CDS encoding protein translocase subunit SecF: MVLIDRILKSYRPLIAIPAAITVIALLLVVFNGLNESVDLKGGALAELTLEKSVTQAELESLLREKLGTGDIKVLSIRGERATVQFGTDMDVVKVSEALRGTATINSYKAVGPVLSKQAMNQIYWAIGFAFLFMSVTVFIIFRDPVPSLAVILAAASDIIIAVGGMSLFGIPLSLASVGAILMLIGYSVDTDILLTTRVLKRRKGTINERALGAMKTGVTMSIAAIASMAALYLVTVFVMPEARVLSDIASVLIIGLLADIITTWLMNLGILRWYLEVRS, from the coding sequence ATCGTCTTGATTGACCGCATTTTAAAGTCATACAGGCCACTCATAGCCATACCAGCAGCCATAACTGTAATTGCGCTACTTCTCGTTGTCTTCAATGGACTCAACGAGAGCGTGGACCTCAAGGGTGGAGCCCTTGCAGAGCTGACCCTCGAGAAGAGCGTTACCCAGGCCGAACTGGAATCCCTCCTCAGGGAGAAACTGGGCACAGGAGACATTAAGGTCCTCTCCATAAGGGGGGAAAGGGCGACGGTACAGTTCGGTACAGACATGGATGTTGTGAAGGTGAGTGAAGCCCTCAGGGGTACCGCAACCATCAACAGTTACAAGGCAGTCGGTCCTGTTCTGAGCAAACAGGCCATGAACCAGATCTACTGGGCCATTGGCTTCGCATTCCTCTTCATGTCGGTGACGGTTTTCATAATATTCAGGGACCCGGTCCCCTCACTGGCAGTTATACTCGCAGCAGCATCTGATATCATAATAGCCGTGGGTGGGATGTCACTCTTCGGCATTCCCCTCTCACTGGCATCTGTCGGTGCGATACTGATGCTTATAGGTTACAGCGTGGATACAGACATCCTACTCACCACAAGGGTCCTTAAACGGAGGAAGGGGACCATCAACGAGAGGGCTCTGGGGGCCATGAAGACGGGTGTTACGATGTCCATAGCTGCAATAGCTTCAATGGCTGCGCTTTACCTTGTGACGGTGTTTGTGATGCCCGAGGCCAGGGTGCTGAGTGATATAGCCTCAGTCCTGATAATTGGGCTCCTGGCGGATATTATAACCACCTGGCTCATGAACCTTGGAATTCTGAGGTGGTACCTGGAGGTTAGATCATGA
- a CDS encoding transglutaminase family protein: MNGGGKIKRHSILALLLLLGVVVLPAGDVNAAESNLTSSTTGNTSAAYTKASASTTVNYTYHEYVPYKVRVKVSYLKPYRVKVKKAIRTYYYRKGKYRVRYTYAYTYVTRYKKTYRWVTETRYRKVTRVGYAELSDYLKETDNCQVSDEEISSLSSNLTSGCNSTYDKAVRIFNWVRDSIDYSFYYNTRKGAVGTLHSGSANCCDHTHLLVALARAAGIPARYMHGNCVFRSGNTYGHVWGQLYVNGRWYDADATSFSNSLGTVNNWDRSSAFIKGVYAELPF; this comes from the coding sequence ATGAATGGAGGCGGTAAAATTAAGCGTCACTCGATACTTGCATTACTGCTGCTTCTCGGAGTAGTGGTACTGCCCGCTGGAGATGTGAATGCAGCTGAATCAAATCTAACATCCAGTACAACCGGAAACACAAGTGCTGCATATACAAAGGCATCAGCATCGACCACAGTGAACTACACCTACCATGAATACGTCCCCTATAAGGTGCGGGTGAAGGTATCCTACCTTAAGCCCTACAGGGTGAAGGTTAAAAAGGCCATCAGGACCTACTACTACCGGAAGGGGAAATACAGGGTCCGTTACACCTATGCCTACACCTATGTGACCCGGTACAAAAAGACCTACCGCTGGGTTACCGAGACACGATACAGAAAGGTTACAAGGGTCGGATACGCAGAGCTCTCTGATTATCTGAAGGAAACCGATAACTGCCAGGTTTCGGATGAGGAGATCTCTTCTCTGAGCAGTAACCTCACATCAGGCTGTAACTCAACCTATGATAAGGCGGTAAGGATCTTTAACTGGGTCCGTGACAGCATAGACTACAGTTTCTACTACAATACACGTAAAGGCGCCGTTGGTACACTCCACAGTGGATCAGCAAATTGCTGCGACCATACACACCTTCTTGTTGCCCTTGCAAGGGCGGCAGGTATACCCGCGAGGTACATGCATGGTAACTGTGTATTCAGGAGTGGTAACACCTATGGACACGTCTGGGGACAGCTGTACGTCAATGGAAGATGGTATGACGCCGATGCAACAAGTTTCTCAAATTCCCTGGGAACAGTGAATAACTGGGACAGGTCCAGTGCATTTATAAAGGGCGTTTACGCAGAGCTACCATTCTGA
- the argC gene encoding N-acetyl-gamma-glutamyl-phosphate reductase, with the protein MISVGIIGASGYTGGELLRLLENHREVEVVSATSRQYSGVPVSRVHPHLQDTDLKFEDVGAGEIDADLVFTATPHGASMKIVPQLIERGIRVVDLSGDYRFDDTETYEEWYGIEHESPLDAVYGLPEIHREEIASADLVANPGCFPTGAILACLPLVYEKIADTFIIDSKTGVSGAGVKPTALTHYPHCSDNVIPYNVTGHRHTPEIRQELSRLNPVRLSFTPHLVPVTRGILTTAHTFLLEDLKQGEIADIFRGFYDGEPFVRVVEGIPGLSAVRGSNFCHIGCFEVDDNQRAVIVSAIDNLVKGASGQAIQNMNIMFGFREVEGLDFPGMYP; encoded by the coding sequence ATGATAAGTGTGGGTATTATCGGAGCCAGTGGATACACTGGAGGTGAACTGCTGCGACTCCTCGAGAACCACAGGGAGGTTGAGGTGGTCTCAGCCACATCGAGGCAGTACAGTGGTGTTCCCGTGTCGAGGGTGCATCCACACCTCCAGGACACTGACCTGAAGTTTGAGGACGTCGGTGCCGGGGAAATAGACGCGGACCTTGTCTTCACAGCCACCCCCCACGGGGCCTCAATGAAGATCGTCCCCCAGCTTATAGAGAGGGGTATAAGGGTGGTGGACCTCAGCGGTGACTACCGCTTTGATGACACTGAAACCTATGAGGAATGGTATGGAATCGAACACGAAAGCCCCCTCGACGCGGTTTATGGTCTTCCTGAGATACACAGGGAGGAGATAGCCTCCGCAGATCTTGTGGCAAATCCTGGCTGTTTCCCGACGGGTGCAATACTCGCATGTCTCCCCCTGGTATATGAGAAGATTGCAGACACATTCATAATTGATTCGAAGACCGGGGTGAGTGGTGCGGGTGTTAAGCCAACAGCCCTGACCCATTACCCTCACTGCAGTGATAATGTAATCCCCTACAATGTAACAGGCCACAGGCACACACCGGAGATAAGGCAGGAACTCTCAAGGCTGAATCCTGTGAGGCTCAGCTTCACCCCCCACCTCGTCCCGGTGACAAGGGGCATCCTTACAACAGCCCACACCTTCCTCCTTGAGGACCTGAAACAGGGCGAAATCGCAGACATATTCAGGGGATTCTATGATGGAGAACCCTTTGTAAGGGTTGTTGAGGGTATCCCTGGGCTCAGTGCAGTCAGGGGCTCCAACTTCTGCCACATCGGATGCTTCGAGGTTGATGATAATCAGAGGGCTGTTATAGTATCAGCCATAGACAACCTTGTGAAGGGCGCATCCGGTCAGGCCATCCAGAACATGAACATAATGTTCGGGTTCAGGGAGGTCGAGGGTCTTGATTTCCCCGGGATGTACCCATAG
- a CDS encoding preprotein translocase subunit SecD, whose amino-acid sequence MNRKVSKFLKDYRVILLIVLVAASVTAISTMGIQQGLDLQGGSLIQIQLERPVDAATMNTVTSVLDKRLNIFGVKDVKVRASGDQNVIVEIAGVQPDQVAAIVGKPGKFEAKIGNETVLTGADIVSVQAPIITGNEWEVPFRLSTEGARKFAEAARGKAGEPVKMYLDDRLITAPEISAEVATGKPVTDVRITGAENSKAEAEVQAKEIETLLKSGSLPVKVKIVGVSSVSPELGKQFAEGALIAGILAVLAIAVILIVRYRSPILVLPIFFTTLAELLLILGAAAVIRWNIDLAAIAGILAAIGTGVDDQIIITDEVLSGEGRRTRRKFRIKDAFFIIFASAGTLIAAMLPLAYIGFSRGATGIGLLAGFAFTTVLGVIIGVFITRPVYALFIETFNVVRRK is encoded by the coding sequence ATGAACAGGAAGGTATCAAAGTTTCTTAAGGATTACAGGGTGATACTCCTCATAGTCCTTGTGGCGGCGAGTGTCACTGCAATATCAACCATGGGTATTCAGCAGGGACTTGACCTTCAGGGAGGGTCACTCATACAGATACAGCTCGAGAGGCCGGTGGATGCCGCTACCATGAACACCGTGACCAGTGTACTTGATAAGAGGCTCAACATATTCGGTGTGAAGGATGTGAAGGTGCGTGCAAGCGGAGACCAGAACGTTATAGTTGAAATTGCTGGTGTCCAGCCGGACCAGGTCGCAGCTATAGTTGGTAAACCCGGTAAGTTTGAGGCAAAGATAGGTAACGAGACCGTTCTCACAGGTGCAGATATTGTGAGCGTCCAAGCCCCCATAATAACCGGGAATGAATGGGAGGTCCCCTTCAGGCTCTCAACAGAGGGCGCCAGGAAGTTCGCAGAGGCGGCCAGGGGCAAGGCAGGAGAACCCGTTAAGATGTACCTGGACGACCGCCTGATAACAGCCCCTGAAATATCAGCCGAGGTTGCCACCGGAAAGCCGGTCACAGATGTCAGGATAACAGGGGCAGAGAACAGCAAGGCAGAGGCCGAGGTCCAGGCGAAGGAGATAGAGACCCTCCTCAAATCAGGTTCACTGCCTGTTAAGGTTAAGATAGTCGGTGTGAGCAGCGTATCCCCTGAACTCGGGAAACAGTTCGCAGAGGGTGCACTGATCGCAGGGATACTCGCGGTTCTGGCAATAGCGGTGATACTCATAGTGAGGTACCGCAGCCCAATCCTCGTCCTGCCAATATTCTTCACAACCCTCGCAGAGCTCCTGCTTATACTGGGGGCGGCCGCGGTTATCCGGTGGAACATTGACCTTGCAGCCATAGCCGGTATACTGGCGGCGATAGGTACAGGTGTGGACGACCAGATAATCATAACAGATGAGGTACTATCTGGTGAAGGCCGCAGAACAAGGAGGAAGTTCAGGATAAAGGATGCCTTCTTCATAATATTCGCATCAGCAGGCACCCTTATAGCTGCAATGCTTCCACTGGCCTACATAGGCTTTTCAAGGGGTGCCACAGGAATAGGTCTCCTTGCTGGCTTTGCATTCACAACGGTCCTCGGAGTCATCATAGGAGTCTTCATCACAAGACCCGTGTATGCCCTGTTCATTGAAACCTTCAACGTTGTTAGAAGAAAATAG
- the hisA gene encoding 1-(5-phosphoribosyl)-5-[(5-phosphoribosylamino)methylideneamino]imidazole-4-carboxamide isomerase codes for MSFQKDRMLIIPAVDIKDGKCVQLVQGKPGTEQVVLDDPAGVAGRWESLGAETIHVVDLDGALGLEKNTGILKEITERVSVPLQIGGGIRSREYAGKLLDMGFERVILGTMAIENPAIVEELAGEYGSERIMVSLDSRDSQVVIRGWTEKVPFTAEEMGRKFQERGAGSILFTNVDFEGLLSGFDLKPVSELVEAVEIPVIYSGGVSSLNDLRMLQGTGVMGVVIGSAIYRGLIDLTEALKYQDLK; via the coding sequence ATGAGCTTTCAGAAGGACAGAATGCTTATAATACCGGCCGTGGATATAAAGGATGGAAAATGTGTTCAGCTTGTTCAGGGAAAACCCGGGACAGAGCAGGTCGTGCTTGATGATCCTGCCGGAGTTGCCGGAAGGTGGGAATCCCTGGGGGCTGAAACAATCCATGTCGTGGACCTTGATGGGGCCCTTGGTCTTGAGAAGAATACAGGTATACTGAAGGAGATCACAGAGAGGGTTTCAGTGCCCCTCCAGATAGGTGGAGGTATAAGGAGTAGAGAATATGCAGGGAAACTCCTTGATATGGGCTTTGAGAGGGTTATACTGGGCACCATGGCCATAGAAAACCCTGCCATCGTTGAGGAACTTGCAGGTGAATACGGATCGGAACGCATAATGGTCTCACTTGATAGCAGGGACTCACAGGTTGTTATAAGGGGATGGACAGAGAAGGTCCCCTTCACAGCAGAGGAGATGGGCAGGAAATTCCAGGAGAGGGGAGCTGGTAGCATACTCTTTACCAACGTGGACTTCGAGGGTCTTCTCTCAGGATTTGACCTGAAACCCGTGAGTGAACTTGTGGAGGCAGTTGAGATACCTGTAATCTACTCCGGGGGTGTTAGCAGCCTGAATGACCTGAGGATGCTGCAGGGGACCGGTGTAATGGGGGTCGTTATAGGATCAGCCATCTACAGGGGCCTCATAGACCTCACCGAGGCCCTCAAATATCAGGACCTTAAATGA
- the truA gene encoding tRNA pseudouridine(38-40) synthase TruA: MRKIALKVAYIGTNYHGFQRQPDVPTVEGKLLEALEGAGIIEDPKKARFQIAGRTDRGVHALGNFVSFFTEEDIHVNQINDLLPRDIRVLAWASVMYPFKVRYPLERHYRYILHREESMDTDSMAEAAAHFRGTHDFSNFSRRRDRDPVRRINDVRISEVGDSIIIDVYGESFLWQMVRKMVRALLMVSEGELAPDDMAGLLDTDRRVFLEPMPPENLILMDLKYGVKIKLRHDEYAFKRFISLLEEEFRLYREMSLVRRAMSDHLRDLQEHELTD; this comes from the coding sequence ATGAGGAAGATAGCTCTGAAGGTTGCATACATAGGTACAAATTATCACGGATTCCAGAGACAGCCAGACGTCCCAACAGTTGAGGGAAAACTCCTGGAGGCCCTGGAGGGGGCAGGTATCATTGAGGATCCAAAAAAGGCACGATTCCAGATAGCCGGCAGAACCGACAGGGGCGTCCATGCACTTGGAAATTTTGTGAGCTTTTTCACAGAGGAGGATATTCATGTGAACCAGATCAACGACCTCCTTCCCCGGGATATACGGGTTCTCGCGTGGGCATCGGTCATGTACCCCTTCAAGGTAAGATACCCTCTGGAGAGGCACTACAGGTACATACTGCACCGGGAGGAGTCCATGGATACAGATTCAATGGCCGAGGCAGCAGCCCACTTCAGGGGGACCCATGACTTCAGCAACTTCTCAAGGAGGAGAGACAGGGACCCCGTGAGAAGGATAAATGATGTCAGGATATCCGAGGTCGGTGATTCCATCATCATCGATGTCTACGGTGAGAGTTTCCTCTGGCAGATGGTTCGTAAGATGGTCAGGGCTCTCTTAATGGTATCTGAAGGGGAGCTTGCTCCTGATGACATGGCCGGGCTCCTGGATACTGACCGGAGGGTGTTTCTGGAGCCCATGCCCCCCGAGAACCTCATCCTCATGGATCTCAAATATGGGGTTAAGATAAAACTCAGGCATGATGAATATGCGTTTAAACGGTTCATATCCCTGCTTGAAGAGGAATTCCGGTTGTACCGGGAGATGAGCCTGGTAAGGAGAGCTATGAGTGATCACCTGAGGGATCTGCAGGAACATGAGCTGACTGACTGA
- a CDS encoding DMT family transporter → MRRLWGYISIITATIFFGISATLDKIMLSSMHPVTIGAYTYIIAGIFLFLIRETPLREHVLNAINRKGESEARIKRNDYLILLLTALLSTVIAPLLFLTGLGDTTAVNASLILNVEVLFIILLGYLIFGETLQLKDFMGIVLIILGAVYLLTEGDFSTILQNVAVTGNFLVMAAAFFWSLDTVLSKFLSRKRDLIFISGVKSSVGGFVLLIIMLILGINTELPLEMLPYALGVSVFSIGCSFILIYIAIREIGASMVGALFPLSSLFGAIFAFIILREPFSIMQGISGIVMLTGVFILYGNGK, encoded by the coding sequence ATGCGCAGACTGTGGGGTTATATCAGTATTATAACTGCAACGATTTTCTTTGGTATCTCTGCAACACTTGATAAGATAATGCTCTCCAGCATGCATCCCGTGACCATCGGGGCCTACACCTACATAATTGCCGGGATCTTCCTCTTCTTGATAAGGGAGACCCCCCTCCGGGAGCATGTCCTTAATGCCATAAACAGAAAAGGTGAAAGCGAGGCCAGAATAAAAAGAAATGATTACCTGATTCTTCTTCTTACAGCACTCCTGAGTACTGTGATAGCACCTCTCCTCTTCCTCACGGGACTGGGGGATACCACAGCGGTTAACGCATCACTCATACTGAACGTTGAGGTTCTCTTCATTATTTTACTGGGCTACCTCATATTCGGGGAGACCCTTCAGCTGAAGGATTTCATGGGGATAGTCCTCATCATACTGGGTGCTGTGTACCTCTTAACTGAGGGTGATTTCAGTACCATTCTACAGAACGTTGCTGTTACCGGAAATTTTCTTGTGATGGCGGCAGCGTTCTTCTGGAGCCTTGACACCGTCCTGAGCAAGTTTTTAAGCAGAAAAAGGGACCTTATATTTATATCCGGGGTTAAAAGCTCTGTTGGGGGCTTTGTACTCCTTATCATCATGCTTATTCTCGGTATAAACACTGAACTTCCCCTTGAAATGCTCCCCTATGCACTCGGGGTTTCAGTCTTCAGCATTGGCTGCTCCTTCATACTCATCTACATCGCAATAAGGGAGATAGGTGCTTCCATGGTCGGAGCCCTCTTTCCATTATCATCCCTTTTCGGGGCAATATTCGCATTTATAATCCTCAGAGAGCCATTCTCGATCATGCAGGGAATTTCAGGGATTGTGATGCTCACAGGGGTCTTCATACTCTACGGGAACGGTAAGTAA
- a CDS encoding V4R domain-containing protein: MENIGAIIDEYRRTTDDEIMSERNGIGPREPIKDNIELKDIFRPERMFFSRFEDDGSYVASFRMGHFNIPDIISGSAAGVSYIGGLNLGRALISEGLAEDIHSLAELMLDQKLGILDIVSEWEDDGYLRMDVRVYECIECAGLPNIGRPICFFEAGIIAGALSEILGCDVDAYERRCWTNGYSFCQFDVRARV, from the coding sequence ATGGAGAATATCGGGGCCATCATTGACGAATACCGGAGAACCACAGACGATGAGATAATGAGTGAAAGAAATGGAATCGGTCCCAGAGAGCCCATTAAGGATAATATAGAACTTAAAGACATTTTTAGGCCGGAGAGAATGTTCTTCTCCCGATTTGAAGACGATGGGAGTTACGTCGCAAGCTTCCGCATGGGACACTTCAACATTCCTGATATAATTTCAGGTTCAGCAGCCGGTGTTTCCTACATCGGAGGTCTTAATCTTGGAAGGGCCCTCATATCTGAGGGTCTGGCTGAGGACATCCACTCACTCGCAGAGCTCATGCTTGACCAGAAACTGGGCATTCTTGATATCGTCTCTGAATGGGAGGATGATGGATACCTGAGGATGGATGTGAGGGTCTATGAGTGCATTGAATGTGCAGGCCTTCCAAACATAGGGCGCCCAATATGCTTCTTTGAGGCTGGTATAATTGCCGGAGCCCTCTCTGAGATACTTGGCTGTGATGTGGATGCATATGAGAGGCGCTGCTGGACCAATGGTTACTCCTTCTGCCAGTTTGATGTGAGGGCCAGGGTATAG